One Xiphophorus hellerii strain 12219 chromosome 24, Xiphophorus_hellerii-4.1, whole genome shotgun sequence DNA window includes the following coding sequences:
- the sonb gene encoding protein SON isoform X2 encodes MAANIEQIFQDFILNKIREIEEQKDDKSEATGADCEEKVSDAAKRSPPRAQHQDPSKSQKKQKKHKKHKSKKKRKNHEKDSSSESGADMEGQEPRKEAPAPEMKEQGDKKSSSNREHSSGKKKKRKKKKRRRSGENTSDSDSEVTSKQKLNECLRPRQEQLPDIIPKQDSSNKGNGNEKRAGSRSPCPPSHSNSESHSSPAKSNPASSLRLHCQRSQAQSPSPSQCHQSESSPSETTGRLCESVLSAQCPSERPQSPVQNLSSAQRPLLAEERAEPKAAEPAENRDKSEKQGSGSSAHKPPTPSAPEQAPKSTAPQQKASEKPRSHDKSPARRKRKQSRSPDRDRDKKSSKKRKRSNSHSRSHRRRSRSRSRSVRKRSRSRSAHRRSRRSRSRSASRNRRRLTYSQRDRWKREPSHSPVLILRKKRSPTRKDRSRSASPKRISELDKEQLLEIAKANAAAMCVKAGMPVPASLRTTALPLALPNMAMNAAMASMTAASVTAALSNMGTLSSLLPPHSVGNKPSILGIQSNSAALEEVKKKVAKQANSISIKEFTDKCKMIADSTGELPVALPHVSDEEDDGKLFGGSTIREQKVINFNINNTTVRPTSRSDAEMAKEFPVSSGSQHRKKEGEGVVAYGEWVPVEKTADKSTSTSKKSVSTAPSATSTSLSGEAASDSGLPDVIEQQVAPVPDSDSVFPEVRQQNVDITQAVTERIKAQRRLAENPYDVSAICMLSRAQEQVDAWAQSSNVPGLFTGSTGAQVLSSEELSTSGPQAWLKKDQFLRAAPVSGGVGEFLMRKMGWRTGEGLGRNREGTVEPIVIDFKVDRKGLVAEGEKPQKQTGGLVVTKDLMGKHPVSALIELCNKKRITQPEFVMVHHSGPDHRKSFLFKVTVNGVDYQPQTASPNKKHAKAMAATVALQALGEVPADGPGLYTGPVFTAASTGPLFST; translated from the exons ATGGCGGCCAACATAGAACAAATTTTCCAGGATTTTATTCTAAACAAGATTCGAGAGATAGAGGAGCAGAAGGACGACAAAAG CGAGGCAACAGGCGCGGACTGTGAAGAGAAAGTTAGTGATGCGGCAAAGAGAAGTCCTCCGAGAGCCCAGCATCAGGACCCCAGCAAGTCccagaagaagcagaagaagcacAAAAAGCACAAGAgcaagaagaagaggaagaaccATGAGAAGGACAGCAGTTCTGAGTCAGGAGCCGACATGGAGGGACAAGAGCCGAG AAAAGAGGCACCAGCTCCAGAGATGAAGGAACAAG GTGACAAGAAGTCCAGCTCCAACAGAGAGCACTCGTcgggaaagaagaagaagagaaagaagaagaagaggaggagaagtgGAGAGAACACGTCTGATTCGGACTCGGAAGTCACATCGAAGCAGAAGCTCAATGAATGTTTGCGACCTCGACAGGAACAGCTGCCAGATATCATCCCCAAACAG GACAGCTCCAATAAAGGGAATGGAAATGAAAAGAGAGCTGGGAGCAGGAGCCCGTGTCCGCCATCACATTCCAATTCTGAGTCCCATTCCTCCCCGGCGAAGAGCAACCCCGCCTCATCGCTGCGTCTCCACTGCCAAAGATCACAGGCTCAATCACCGTCTCCTTCACAGTGCCACCAAAGCGAAAGCAG CCCGTCTGAGACGACAGGACGTTTGTGTGAATCCGTGCTCAGTGCCCAGTGTCCTTCAGAAAGGCCCCAGTCGCCGGTGCAGAACCTCAGTTCTGCACAGAGACCCCTGCTGGCAGAAGAGAGAGCTGAACCAAAAGCAGCAGAGCCAGCGGAGAATCGAGACAAATCGGAAAAACAAG GTTCTGGTTCATCTGCCCACAAGCCGCCCACACCCTCTGCGCCCGAACAAGCCCCGAAGTCCACCGCCCCTCAGCAGAAAGCTTCAGAAAAGCCCAGGTCTCATGACAAGTCACCAGCTCGGAGGAAACGAAAGCAGTCCCGGTCcccagacagagacagagacaagAAGTCAtcgaagaagagaaaaagatcCAACTCCCACAGCAGGAGCCACAGGAGAAGGTCCAGATCCAGGAGCCGCTCAGTGAGGAAGAGGTCACGCTCCAG GTCGGCCCACCGGCGCTCCCGGAGGTCCCGCTCACGGTCTGCATCGCGCAACCGTAGGAGGCTGACCTACAGCCAGAGGGACCGCTGGAAACGCGAACCGAGCCACTCCCCCGTCCTCATCCTGCGCAAGAAAAGATCGCCCACAAGAAAGGACCGGAGCAGGAGTGCCAGCCCAAAACGCATCAGCGAACTGG ATAAGGAGCAGTTGTTGGAAATAGCCAAGGCCAATGCTGCTGCCATGTGTGTGAAGGCTGGGATGCCCGTCCCTGCCAGCCTTAGGACGACCGCGCTTCCTCTGGCCCTACCAAACATGGCCATGAACGCAGCGATGGCTAGCATGACTGCTG CGTCTGTGACTGCAGCTCTGTCTAACATGGGGACTCTGTCTTCGCTGCTCCCACCGCACTCCGTCGGTAACAAGCCGTCTATCCTCGGCATCCAGTCCAACTCGGCCGCTCTGGAGGAAGTGAAAAAGAAAGTGGCGAAGCAGGCCAACAGCATTAGCATTAAGGAGTTTACTGAT AAATGCAAGATGATTGCAGACAGCACTGGAGAGCTGCCGGTGGCACTACCTCATGTTTCCGATGAAGAAGACGACGGCAAACTCTTTGGAGGATCAACCATTCGAGAGCAAAAAGTCATCAACTTCaacattaat AACACAACAGTTCGTCCAACATCGCGGAGTGATGCAGAAATGGCCAAGGAGTTTCCTGTGTCTTCAGGGTCACAGCATCGTAAGAAG GAGGGAGAAGGAGTGGTTGCCTATGGAGAGTGGGTTCCAGTTGAGAAAACAGCTGACAAATCTACATCTACGAGCAAGAAGTCTGTGTCAACCGCTCCCTCGGCGACGTCCACCTCGCTGTCGGGCGAGGCGGCGTCAGATTCAGGGTTACCCGACGTCATCGAGCAGCAGGTGGCACCTGTACCCGACAGCGACAGTGTTTTCCCTGAAGTGAGGCAGCAG AATGTGGATATCACCCAGGCAGTGACGGAGAGAATCAAAGCTCAGAGGCGATTGGCTGAGAACCCCTATGACGTCAGTGCCATTTGTATGCTCAGCCGCGCTCAAGAGCAG gtgGATGCGTGGGCTCAGTCCAGTAACGTTCCTGGTCTCTTTACTGGTTCTACTGGAGCCCAGGTTCTCAGCTCAGAGGAGCTGTCTACCAGCGGACCACAAGCATGGCTAAAGAAG GACCAGTTCCTCAGGGCGGCTCCGGTGTCGGGCGGCGTTGGGGAGTTCCTCATGAGGAAGATGGGCTGGAGAACGGGCGAGGGCTTAGGGAGGAACCGCGAGGGGACGGTGGAACCAATCGTCATCGACTTCAAGGTGGACAGAAAAG GTCTTGTTGCTGAGGGAGAAAAGCCACAGAAGCAAACAGGAGGACTTGTTGTAACCAAGGACCTAATGG GGAAGCACCCGGTTTCCGCTCTCATTGAGCTGTGCAACAAGAAGCGGATCACGCAGCCAGAATTCGTCATGGTTCACCACAGCGGACCGGACCACCGCAAGAGTTTCCTTTTCAAG GTCACTGTGAACGGGGTGGACTATCAGCCGCAGACCGCCAGTCCCAATAAGAAACACGCCAAGGCCATGGCAGCCACCGTCGCCCTGCAGGCTCTCGGAGAG
- the sonb gene encoding protein SON isoform X1, whose product MAANIEQIFQDFILNKIREIEEQKDDKSSEATGADCEEKVSDAAKRSPPRAQHQDPSKSQKKQKKHKKHKSKKKRKNHEKDSSSESGADMEGQEPRKEAPAPEMKEQGDKKSSSNREHSSGKKKKRKKKKRRRSGENTSDSDSEVTSKQKLNECLRPRQEQLPDIIPKQDSSNKGNGNEKRAGSRSPCPPSHSNSESHSSPAKSNPASSLRLHCQRSQAQSPSPSQCHQSESSPSETTGRLCESVLSAQCPSERPQSPVQNLSSAQRPLLAEERAEPKAAEPAENRDKSEKQGSGSSAHKPPTPSAPEQAPKSTAPQQKASEKPRSHDKSPARRKRKQSRSPDRDRDKKSSKKRKRSNSHSRSHRRRSRSRSRSVRKRSRSRSAHRRSRRSRSRSASRNRRRLTYSQRDRWKREPSHSPVLILRKKRSPTRKDRSRSASPKRISELDKEQLLEIAKANAAAMCVKAGMPVPASLRTTALPLALPNMAMNAAMASMTAASVTAALSNMGTLSSLLPPHSVGNKPSILGIQSNSAALEEVKKKVAKQANSISIKEFTDKCKMIADSTGELPVALPHVSDEEDDGKLFGGSTIREQKVINFNINNTTVRPTSRSDAEMAKEFPVSSGSQHRKKEGEGVVAYGEWVPVEKTADKSTSTSKKSVSTAPSATSTSLSGEAASDSGLPDVIEQQVAPVPDSDSVFPEVRQQNVDITQAVTERIKAQRRLAENPYDVSAICMLSRAQEQVDAWAQSSNVPGLFTGSTGAQVLSSEELSTSGPQAWLKKDQFLRAAPVSGGVGEFLMRKMGWRTGEGLGRNREGTVEPIVIDFKVDRKGLVAEGEKPQKQTGGLVVTKDLMGKHPVSALIELCNKKRITQPEFVMVHHSGPDHRKSFLFKVTVNGVDYQPQTASPNKKHAKAMAATVALQALGEVPADGPGLYTGPVFTAASTGPLFST is encoded by the exons ATGGCGGCCAACATAGAACAAATTTTCCAGGATTTTATTCTAAACAAGATTCGAGAGATAGAGGAGCAGAAGGACGACAAAAG CAGCGAGGCAACAGGCGCGGACTGTGAAGAGAAAGTTAGTGATGCGGCAAAGAGAAGTCCTCCGAGAGCCCAGCATCAGGACCCCAGCAAGTCccagaagaagcagaagaagcacAAAAAGCACAAGAgcaagaagaagaggaagaaccATGAGAAGGACAGCAGTTCTGAGTCAGGAGCCGACATGGAGGGACAAGAGCCGAG AAAAGAGGCACCAGCTCCAGAGATGAAGGAACAAG GTGACAAGAAGTCCAGCTCCAACAGAGAGCACTCGTcgggaaagaagaagaagagaaagaagaagaagaggaggagaagtgGAGAGAACACGTCTGATTCGGACTCGGAAGTCACATCGAAGCAGAAGCTCAATGAATGTTTGCGACCTCGACAGGAACAGCTGCCAGATATCATCCCCAAACAG GACAGCTCCAATAAAGGGAATGGAAATGAAAAGAGAGCTGGGAGCAGGAGCCCGTGTCCGCCATCACATTCCAATTCTGAGTCCCATTCCTCCCCGGCGAAGAGCAACCCCGCCTCATCGCTGCGTCTCCACTGCCAAAGATCACAGGCTCAATCACCGTCTCCTTCACAGTGCCACCAAAGCGAAAGCAG CCCGTCTGAGACGACAGGACGTTTGTGTGAATCCGTGCTCAGTGCCCAGTGTCCTTCAGAAAGGCCCCAGTCGCCGGTGCAGAACCTCAGTTCTGCACAGAGACCCCTGCTGGCAGAAGAGAGAGCTGAACCAAAAGCAGCAGAGCCAGCGGAGAATCGAGACAAATCGGAAAAACAAG GTTCTGGTTCATCTGCCCACAAGCCGCCCACACCCTCTGCGCCCGAACAAGCCCCGAAGTCCACCGCCCCTCAGCAGAAAGCTTCAGAAAAGCCCAGGTCTCATGACAAGTCACCAGCTCGGAGGAAACGAAAGCAGTCCCGGTCcccagacagagacagagacaagAAGTCAtcgaagaagagaaaaagatcCAACTCCCACAGCAGGAGCCACAGGAGAAGGTCCAGATCCAGGAGCCGCTCAGTGAGGAAGAGGTCACGCTCCAG GTCGGCCCACCGGCGCTCCCGGAGGTCCCGCTCACGGTCTGCATCGCGCAACCGTAGGAGGCTGACCTACAGCCAGAGGGACCGCTGGAAACGCGAACCGAGCCACTCCCCCGTCCTCATCCTGCGCAAGAAAAGATCGCCCACAAGAAAGGACCGGAGCAGGAGTGCCAGCCCAAAACGCATCAGCGAACTGG ATAAGGAGCAGTTGTTGGAAATAGCCAAGGCCAATGCTGCTGCCATGTGTGTGAAGGCTGGGATGCCCGTCCCTGCCAGCCTTAGGACGACCGCGCTTCCTCTGGCCCTACCAAACATGGCCATGAACGCAGCGATGGCTAGCATGACTGCTG CGTCTGTGACTGCAGCTCTGTCTAACATGGGGACTCTGTCTTCGCTGCTCCCACCGCACTCCGTCGGTAACAAGCCGTCTATCCTCGGCATCCAGTCCAACTCGGCCGCTCTGGAGGAAGTGAAAAAGAAAGTGGCGAAGCAGGCCAACAGCATTAGCATTAAGGAGTTTACTGAT AAATGCAAGATGATTGCAGACAGCACTGGAGAGCTGCCGGTGGCACTACCTCATGTTTCCGATGAAGAAGACGACGGCAAACTCTTTGGAGGATCAACCATTCGAGAGCAAAAAGTCATCAACTTCaacattaat AACACAACAGTTCGTCCAACATCGCGGAGTGATGCAGAAATGGCCAAGGAGTTTCCTGTGTCTTCAGGGTCACAGCATCGTAAGAAG GAGGGAGAAGGAGTGGTTGCCTATGGAGAGTGGGTTCCAGTTGAGAAAACAGCTGACAAATCTACATCTACGAGCAAGAAGTCTGTGTCAACCGCTCCCTCGGCGACGTCCACCTCGCTGTCGGGCGAGGCGGCGTCAGATTCAGGGTTACCCGACGTCATCGAGCAGCAGGTGGCACCTGTACCCGACAGCGACAGTGTTTTCCCTGAAGTGAGGCAGCAG AATGTGGATATCACCCAGGCAGTGACGGAGAGAATCAAAGCTCAGAGGCGATTGGCTGAGAACCCCTATGACGTCAGTGCCATTTGTATGCTCAGCCGCGCTCAAGAGCAG gtgGATGCGTGGGCTCAGTCCAGTAACGTTCCTGGTCTCTTTACTGGTTCTACTGGAGCCCAGGTTCTCAGCTCAGAGGAGCTGTCTACCAGCGGACCACAAGCATGGCTAAAGAAG GACCAGTTCCTCAGGGCGGCTCCGGTGTCGGGCGGCGTTGGGGAGTTCCTCATGAGGAAGATGGGCTGGAGAACGGGCGAGGGCTTAGGGAGGAACCGCGAGGGGACGGTGGAACCAATCGTCATCGACTTCAAGGTGGACAGAAAAG GTCTTGTTGCTGAGGGAGAAAAGCCACAGAAGCAAACAGGAGGACTTGTTGTAACCAAGGACCTAATGG GGAAGCACCCGGTTTCCGCTCTCATTGAGCTGTGCAACAAGAAGCGGATCACGCAGCCAGAATTCGTCATGGTTCACCACAGCGGACCGGACCACCGCAAGAGTTTCCTTTTCAAG GTCACTGTGAACGGGGTGGACTATCAGCCGCAGACCGCCAGTCCCAATAAGAAACACGCCAAGGCCATGGCAGCCACCGTCGCCCTGCAGGCTCTCGGAGAG